From Variovorax sp. PMC12, the proteins below share one genomic window:
- a CDS encoding UBP-type zinc finger domain-containing protein, with amino-acid sequence MPIKPCDHVPADIAQPHTLRGCEDCLKTGDTWVHLRLCVHCGHVGCCDSSKNRHATKHSHAQQHPVIQSMEPGEDWMWCNLHERQVG; translated from the coding sequence GTGCCCATCAAACCCTGCGACCACGTGCCTGCCGACATCGCGCAGCCGCACACTTTGCGCGGCTGTGAAGACTGCTTGAAGACCGGCGATACCTGGGTTCACTTGCGTCTGTGCGTTCACTGCGGCCACGTAGGTTGCTGCGATTCGTCGAAGAACCGGCACGCGACGAAGCACTCGCATGCGCAGCAACATCCGGTGATCCAGTCGATGGAGCCTGGCGAGGATTGGATGTGGTGCAACCTGCATGAGAGGCAGGTTGGGTGA
- a CDS encoding FAD-dependent oxidoreductase: MATDVRGTDNGRLQQTFPVLSDTEIARIARFGTVQQFARGARLFTAGETGPGMYVLLKGVVAVTQRDGLGHVVPIVRQGPGEFLAEVGQLSGRPALVDGHADEDVEVLLVPPAQLRALLVAEADLGERITRALILRRVALIESGASGPVLIGPPQSPDMARLENFLRRNGYPYHLVDADDDPDAAALIAQYGAGKLLAVCPDGSVLVNPTDDALARCLGMVDTAERDELYDVAVVGAGPAGLATAVYAASEGLRVIVLDCRAFGGQAGASARIENYLGFPTGISGQALAGRAFVQAQKFGVEMLIPAKVTSLDCSRDNPQESLRVSLADGRTINARTVVIASGARYRRPAVPRLAEFEGRGIWYWASAIEAKICARQEVALVGGGNSAGQAAVFLSRHAAKVNVLVRGPSLAASMSRYLIDRIEATPNISLQPHTELVRLHGGPDEGLTGATWRCHTSGDEHDCPARNIFLFVGAEPETSWLEGCGVSVDKHGFVLTGAAASSGFPARPATALESSVPGVFAVGDVRSGSVKRVGGAIGEGAAAVALIHQHLSQSSTTA; the protein is encoded by the coding sequence ATGGCCACCGACGTACGCGGCACCGACAACGGCCGCCTCCAGCAGACCTTTCCCGTGCTGAGTGACACGGAGATTGCGCGTATTGCGCGTTTCGGCACCGTGCAACAGTTCGCGCGCGGTGCGCGGCTCTTCACCGCCGGAGAAACCGGCCCCGGGATGTACGTTCTGCTCAAGGGCGTCGTGGCGGTCACGCAACGCGATGGGCTCGGCCACGTCGTGCCCATCGTGCGGCAGGGCCCGGGCGAGTTCCTGGCCGAAGTCGGCCAGCTGAGCGGCCGCCCTGCCCTGGTCGACGGACATGCCGATGAAGATGTCGAAGTGCTGCTGGTGCCGCCGGCGCAACTGCGCGCGCTGCTGGTCGCCGAAGCCGACCTGGGCGAACGCATTACGCGCGCGCTCATCCTGCGACGCGTGGCGCTGATCGAATCCGGCGCCAGCGGACCGGTGCTGATCGGCCCGCCGCAGTCGCCCGACATGGCCCGGCTGGAGAACTTTCTTCGCCGCAACGGCTACCCCTATCACCTGGTCGACGCCGACGACGACCCCGACGCCGCCGCGCTCATCGCGCAGTACGGTGCCGGCAAGCTGCTGGCGGTGTGTCCGGACGGCTCCGTGCTGGTGAACCCCACCGACGATGCGCTCGCGCGCTGCCTGGGCATGGTCGACACCGCCGAGCGCGACGAGTTGTATGACGTAGCCGTGGTGGGCGCCGGACCGGCGGGCCTGGCCACCGCCGTGTATGCGGCCTCCGAAGGCCTGCGCGTGATCGTGCTCGATTGCCGCGCTTTCGGCGGACAGGCCGGTGCCAGCGCACGCATCGAGAATTACCTGGGCTTTCCGACCGGCATCTCGGGCCAGGCGCTCGCGGGCCGTGCCTTCGTGCAGGCACAGAAGTTCGGCGTCGAGATGCTGATTCCCGCCAAGGTGACATCGCTGGACTGCTCGCGCGACAACCCGCAAGAAAGCCTGCGCGTTTCGCTGGCCGACGGCCGCACCATCAATGCGCGCACCGTGGTGATTGCCAGCGGCGCGCGCTACCGGCGACCCGCGGTGCCGCGCCTCGCCGAATTCGAGGGGCGCGGCATCTGGTACTGGGCTTCGGCCATCGAAGCGAAGATTTGCGCGCGGCAGGAAGTGGCGCTGGTCGGCGGCGGCAACTCCGCCGGACAGGCCGCGGTGTTCCTGTCACGCCATGCGGCCAAGGTCAACGTGCTGGTGCGCGGGCCGTCGCTCGCAGCCAGCATGTCGCGCTACCTCATCGACCGCATCGAAGCCACTCCCAACATCTCGCTGCAGCCGCACACGGAACTGGTCCGCCTGCACGGCGGACCGGACGAAGGCCTCACGGGTGCGACGTGGCGCTGCCACACGTCTGGCGACGAGCACGACTGCCCTGCCCGCAACATCTTCCTCTTCGTGGGCGCGGAGCCCGAGACTTCGTGGCTCGAAGGATGCGGCGTGTCGGTCGACAAGCATGGCTTCGTGCTGACCGGCGCGGCCGCGAGCAGCGGCTTCCCAGCTCGGCCGGCGACCGCGCTCGAGTCCAGCGTGCCCGGCGTGTTCGCCGTGGGCGATGTGCGCTCGGGCTCCGTCAAGCGCGTCGGCGGCGCCATCGGCGAAGGCGCTGCTGCGGTGGCGCTGATTCATCAACACCTGTCGCAGTCATCGACTACGGCCTGA
- a CDS encoding GNAT family N-acetyltransferase, translating to MKELPNPTFPLSQIGLRAALWPAPVAGGSTTITARSSVPQAPAVILPPVPEARQGITVGWARHLDDVRAAQRLRYDVFVGEMGARVSSPLAGHDIDLFDDFCEHLLVRDELTQQVIGTYRVLTPAQARRVGSTYSDTEFDLTRLRDLRERMVELGRSCVHPEHRQGGVILALWGALAGFMHRNKLDTMIGCASIPMSHNGVTNGDAAASIWRQVSASHMAPIQYQVQPRLPLPVERLDSTLDVEPPALIKGYLRLGAKVLGAPAWDPDFNAADLPMLMRIDDLPARYRKHFLGA from the coding sequence ATGAAAGAACTGCCCAACCCGACATTTCCGCTTTCGCAGATCGGGCTGCGCGCGGCCTTGTGGCCCGCTCCTGTTGCCGGTGGTTCGACCACCATCACTGCCCGCTCCTCGGTGCCCCAGGCGCCCGCAGTCATCCTTCCTCCGGTTCCCGAAGCCCGCCAGGGCATCACCGTGGGCTGGGCTCGCCACCTCGACGACGTGCGTGCCGCGCAACGCCTGCGTTACGACGTGTTCGTCGGCGAGATGGGCGCCCGCGTGTCGTCGCCGCTGGCCGGCCACGACATCGACCTGTTCGACGATTTCTGCGAACACCTGCTCGTCCGCGACGAACTGACGCAGCAAGTCATCGGCACCTATCGCGTGCTGACGCCGGCACAGGCCCGCCGTGTGGGCAGCACCTACAGCGATACTGAATTCGACCTCACCCGCCTGCGCGATCTGCGCGAGCGCATGGTCGAGCTTGGCCGCAGCTGCGTGCACCCCGAGCACCGCCAGGGCGGCGTGATCCTCGCGCTGTGGGGGGCATTGGCCGGCTTCATGCACCGCAACAAGCTCGACACCATGATCGGCTGCGCGAGCATTCCCATGTCGCACAACGGAGTGACCAACGGCGACGCCGCCGCCAGCATCTGGCGCCAGGTGTCGGCCAGCCACATGGCGCCGATCCAATACCAGGTGCAGCCGCGCCTGCCGCTGCCGGTCGAGCGGCTGGACAGCACGCTCGACGTGGAGCCGCCGGCGCTCATCAAGGGCTACCTGCGCCTGGGTGCCAAGGTGCTCGGTGCGCCGGCCTGGGACCCGGACTTCAACGCCGCTGACCTGCCGATGCTGATGCGCATCGACGATCTGCCGGCGCGTTACCGCAAGCACTTCCTGGGCGCATGA
- the ppk1 gene encoding polyphosphate kinase 1: MQSDPADPSLDVAAPTFTLLDRDHSILSFNERVLDWAHRTEVPLIERLRYLCIVSSNLDEFFEVRAAPHLIAGSAGDHKGTYTVESFERLAEAAHTLVARQYALYNDELMPTFATHGIHIISHGERNPAQRKWVSEYFEREVRPLLIPVGLDPAHPFPQVANKSLNFIVRLGGKDAFGRENPIQIVKVPRVLPRLIKMPAKVSDGKTLFVALSSVVRAHLSSMFPGREVGDFSQFRVTRHSDLAVDEEDVKNLRTALRQGLQHRHYGQAVRLEVSASCAESLASFLLAQFNLPPQALYRVHGPVNLARFAQLADLLDEPKLRFPPYPASYPVTLSPSQSFFERLQRSDVLIHQPFESFDGVLAFLREAVLDPQVLAIKQTIYRTGADSVLMDLLREAVRRGKEVTVVVELKARFDEEANINWAEMLESIGAQVVYGVVGLKTHAKMLLVTRREGKQMRRYGHLSTGNYNPRTAKLYTDISHLTADPLLTADMETVFVHLASQSRLPKLNRMWLAPFDLHKNLVTQIDALGVAAAAGHATRIVAKMNALTDEEIIAALIRAGQKGVKIDLIVRGACTLPAQVPGVTDNIRVRSVIGRFLEHSRVFYFRNGEDESLYLSSADWMNRNMMRRIELAWPVTDPGLRQRLIDECLVAYLHDGRDAWDLGGDGIYTRVDHDTHAGEAGASRAIEAHGAQAALMNRYASRAHIRDASGN, encoded by the coding sequence ATGCAATCCGACCCCGCAGATCCGTCGCTCGACGTCGCTGCGCCCACGTTCACGCTGCTGGACCGCGATCACAGCATCCTGTCATTCAACGAGCGCGTGCTCGACTGGGCGCATCGGACCGAAGTGCCGCTCATCGAACGGCTGCGCTATCTTTGTATTGTTTCGTCGAATCTCGACGAGTTCTTCGAAGTCCGTGCCGCGCCGCACCTGATCGCGGGCAGCGCCGGCGATCACAAGGGCACCTACACCGTCGAGTCGTTCGAGCGGCTGGCCGAGGCGGCCCACACGCTCGTGGCGCGGCAGTACGCGCTGTACAACGACGAGCTGATGCCGACTTTCGCCACGCACGGCATCCACATCATTTCGCACGGTGAACGCAATCCGGCGCAGCGCAAGTGGGTCAGCGAGTATTTCGAGCGCGAAGTGCGTCCGCTGCTGATTCCCGTCGGGCTGGACCCCGCGCATCCGTTTCCTCAGGTGGCGAACAAGTCGCTCAACTTCATCGTGAGGCTGGGCGGCAAGGACGCCTTCGGGCGCGAAAACCCCATCCAGATCGTGAAGGTGCCCCGTGTGCTGCCGCGCCTGATCAAGATGCCTGCCAAGGTGTCGGATGGCAAGACGCTGTTCGTGGCGCTGTCGAGCGTCGTGCGGGCGCACCTGTCGAGCATGTTCCCCGGCCGCGAGGTGGGCGACTTCTCCCAATTCCGCGTCACGCGGCATTCCGACCTTGCGGTGGACGAGGAAGACGTCAAGAACCTGCGCACCGCCTTGCGCCAGGGATTGCAGCACCGGCACTACGGCCAGGCTGTGCGTCTCGAGGTGTCGGCGAGCTGTGCGGAGTCGCTGGCGAGCTTCCTGCTGGCGCAGTTCAATCTGCCGCCTCAGGCCCTCTACCGCGTGCACGGGCCGGTGAACCTGGCCCGGTTCGCGCAACTCGCGGATCTGCTCGACGAACCCAAGCTGCGCTTTCCGCCGTACCCGGCGTCCTACCCGGTCACGCTGTCGCCGTCGCAGTCGTTCTTCGAAAGGCTGCAGCGTAGCGACGTACTCATTCACCAGCCTTTCGAGAGCTTCGACGGCGTGCTCGCGTTCCTGCGCGAGGCGGTACTCGATCCGCAGGTTCTGGCGATCAAGCAGACCATCTACCGCACCGGCGCCGACTCGGTGCTGATGGATCTCCTGCGTGAAGCGGTGCGCCGCGGCAAGGAAGTCACGGTGGTGGTGGAGCTGAAGGCACGCTTCGACGAAGAGGCCAACATCAACTGGGCTGAAATGCTCGAGTCGATCGGCGCGCAGGTGGTTTACGGCGTGGTCGGCCTGAAGACCCACGCCAAGATGCTGCTGGTGACTCGCCGCGAGGGCAAGCAGATGCGCCGCTATGGCCATCTTTCCACCGGCAACTACAACCCGCGCACCGCCAAGCTCTATACCGACATCAGCCACCTCACGGCCGACCCGCTGCTGACGGCCGACATGGAGACCGTGTTCGTGCACCTCGCGAGCCAGAGCCGGTTGCCCAAGCTCAACCGCATGTGGCTGGCGCCGTTCGACCTGCACAAGAACCTCGTCACCCAGATCGACGCGCTTGGCGTGGCGGCTGCGGCTGGCCATGCGACGCGCATCGTCGCCAAGATGAACGCGCTGACCGACGAGGAGATCATCGCCGCGCTGATTCGCGCAGGGCAGAAGGGCGTGAAGATCGACCTGATCGTGCGCGGCGCCTGCACGCTGCCGGCGCAGGTGCCGGGGGTGACCGACAACATCCGGGTGCGCTCGGTGATCGGGCGCTTCCTAGAGCATTCGCGGGTCTTCTACTTCCGCAATGGCGAAGACGAGTCGCTCTACCTGTCGAGCGCCGACTGGATGAACCGCAACATGATGCGTCGCATCGAGCTCGCCTGGCCCGTGACCGACCCGGGGCTGCGCCAGCGCCTGATCGACGAATGCCTGGTGGCTTATCTGCACGATGGACGCGACGCCTGGGATCTGGGCGGCGATGGCATCTATACCCGCGTCGACCACGACACGCATGCGGGCGAGGCGGGTGCTTCCCGAGCGATCGAGGCGCACGGCGCACAAGCTGCGCTGATGAATCGCTATGCATCCCGAGCGCACATCCGGGATGCATCCGGCAACTGA
- a CDS encoding SixA phosphatase family protein → MDLIFWRHAEAEDWTEGCDDMQRSLTARGEKQAKRMATWLDRQLPDGTRIICSPARRCEQTALALGRKYKLRAELAPDTTTEALLGAAGWPNGKSVVLMIGHQPSVGQAISLLLGLKQDSCPVRKGSLWWIRTRERDGDVQTVVVTVQSPELL, encoded by the coding sequence ATGGACTTGATCTTCTGGCGCCACGCCGAAGCCGAGGACTGGACCGAGGGTTGCGACGACATGCAACGCTCCCTCACTGCGCGCGGCGAGAAGCAGGCCAAGCGCATGGCGACCTGGCTCGACCGTCAGTTGCCGGACGGCACGAGGATCATCTGCAGCCCCGCACGGCGCTGCGAGCAGACGGCTCTTGCGCTGGGCCGAAAGTACAAGCTCCGCGCCGAGCTGGCACCTGACACCACGACCGAGGCGTTGCTCGGCGCGGCCGGCTGGCCCAACGGCAAGTCGGTGGTGCTGATGATCGGCCATCAGCCGTCCGTGGGGCAGGCGATTTCGCTGCTGCTGGGCCTCAAGCAGGACAGCTGCCCGGTGCGCAAGGGTTCGCTCTGGTGGATCCGCACACGCGAGCGTGACGGCGACGTGCAGACCGTCGTGGTGACGGTGCAGTCGCCGGAACTGCTCTGA
- a CDS encoding Ppx/GppA phosphatase family protein — protein sequence MQNGTRLAAVDLGSNSFRLEIGQVDHGQIHRTEYLKETVRQGNGLDSARNLTTEAMQRGWDALARFGERLAGFKRSQVRAVATQTLREARNREEFLLRARTILGFGIDVIPGREEARLIYQGVAHMLPHTDASDSERRLVVDIGGRSTEMIIGHALEADRMESYRVGSVAWSMKHFGEGLFTPTAFRAAEVAAKAVLDDALATYTRDQWDVAYGASGTIGAVGDVLAAAGGEPGLVTREGLDWLLDRLLKAGSADKLRMDGMREDRKAVIGGGVSVLRAVFDLLDIQEMKVAQGALRHGVLYELLERDESVADMRTATVARLANRFTVDAAQAKRVGDTAASLFLQLAPAARGGNSSNRAGRALRKLGWAAQLHEIGTQISHSDYHKHGAYILDNADAPGFAVNEMHALGQLVLGQRGKLRKLEAALDDETFVMQLLSLRLAVILCHARRDPDPQALHLAALGARAFTIACAPDWAEAYPQSAHLLREEVLAWQKTSSWRVELSGC from the coding sequence ATGCAAAACGGCACCCGCCTCGCAGCGGTCGATCTGGGTTCGAACAGCTTCAGGCTGGAAATCGGACAGGTCGACCATGGTCAGATTCATCGCACCGAATACCTCAAGGAGACGGTGCGCCAGGGCAACGGCCTCGACAGCGCGCGCAACCTCACCACCGAGGCCATGCAGCGCGGCTGGGATGCGCTTGCCCGCTTCGGCGAGCGCCTCGCGGGCTTCAAGCGCTCGCAGGTCCGTGCCGTCGCCACCCAGACGTTGCGCGAGGCACGCAACCGCGAAGAGTTCTTGCTGCGTGCGCGCACCATTCTGGGTTTCGGCATCGACGTGATCCCCGGGCGCGAAGAAGCCCGCCTGATCTATCAGGGCGTGGCGCACATGCTGCCGCACACCGATGCATCAGACAGCGAGCGCCGCCTGGTCGTCGACATCGGCGGGCGCTCCACCGAAATGATCATCGGCCACGCGCTGGAGGCCGACCGCATGGAGTCGTATCGCGTCGGCAGCGTGGCCTGGTCGATGAAGCACTTCGGCGAAGGCCTGTTCACCCCCACGGCCTTCCGCGCGGCCGAGGTGGCGGCCAAGGCCGTGCTGGACGACGCGCTCGCCACCTACACCCGCGACCAATGGGACGTGGCGTATGGCGCCTCCGGCACCATCGGCGCGGTCGGCGACGTGCTGGCCGCGGCGGGAGGCGAACCCGGGCTCGTCACACGCGAAGGCCTCGACTGGCTGCTCGACCGCCTTCTGAAGGCCGGCAGCGCCGACAAGCTGCGCATGGACGGCATGCGCGAAGACCGCAAGGCCGTCATCGGCGGTGGCGTCAGCGTTCTGCGTGCGGTGTTCGATCTGCTCGACATTCAGGAAATGAAGGTCGCCCAGGGCGCACTGCGCCACGGCGTGCTCTACGAATTGCTGGAACGCGACGAAAGCGTGGCCGACATGCGCACCGCCACGGTCGCACGGCTGGCCAACCGCTTCACCGTCGATGCGGCACAGGCCAAGCGCGTGGGCGACACTGCTGCCAGCCTCTTCCTGCAACTTGCCCCGGCGGCCCGCGGAGGAAACAGCTCGAACCGTGCCGGCCGTGCGTTGCGCAAGCTGGGCTGGGCGGCGCAATTGCACGAAATCGGCACCCAGATCTCGCACAGCGATTACCACAAGCACGGCGCCTACATCCTCGACAACGCCGACGCGCCCGGCTTTGCAGTGAACGAAATGCACGCGCTGGGCCAGTTGGTGCTGGGTCAACGCGGCAAACTGCGCAAGCTAGAGGCGGCACTGGACGACGAGACCTTCGTGATGCAGCTGCTGTCGCTGCGGCTCGCGGTCATCCTGTGCCATGCGCGGCGCGATCCCGATCCCCAGGCACTGCATCTGGCGGCGCTGGGCGCCCGCGCCTTCACGATCGCCTGCGCGCCAGACTGGGCCGAGGCCTATCCGCAGTCGGCTCACCTGTTGCGCGAAGAAGTGCTGGCCTGGCAGAAGACCAGCAGCTGGCGCGTCGAACTCAGCGGCTGCTGA
- the pstS gene encoding phosphate ABC transporter substrate-binding protein PstS — protein MKTTFKFATAGLLAAMFTIPAFAQDVTGAGASFPAPLYAKWASDFNKATGVKINYQSVGSGAGIKQIEAKTVDFGASDAPLKDDELQAKGLMQFPTVIGGVIPVVNIQGIKPGELKLNGQVLGDIYLGKITKWNDPAIKALNGSLALPDAAIAPVRRADGSGTSFLFTNYLSKVNAEWKTKVGEGTAVNWPTGAGGKGNEGVAAFVNRLPNSIGYVEYAYVKQNKMTYAQMQNAAGNFVSPDDSAFKAAAAGADWNKSFYQVLTNQADKGAWPITGATFILMHKVQDKPANATTVLKFFDWAYKSGDKTADDLDYVPMPDAVKASIAKAWGDVKDASGKAVAYK, from the coding sequence ATGAAAACGACGTTCAAATTTGCAACCGCCGGCCTCCTGGCCGCGATGTTCACCATTCCCGCCTTCGCACAAGACGTTACCGGCGCTGGCGCCAGCTTCCCGGCACCGCTGTACGCCAAGTGGGCTTCCGATTTCAACAAGGCCACCGGCGTCAAGATCAACTACCAGTCGGTCGGCTCGGGTGCCGGCATCAAGCAGATCGAAGCCAAGACCGTCGATTTCGGCGCTTCGGACGCTCCCCTGAAGGACGACGAGCTGCAAGCCAAGGGCCTGATGCAGTTCCCCACCGTCATCGGCGGCGTGATCCCCGTGGTCAACATCCAGGGCATCAAGCCCGGTGAACTGAAGCTCAACGGCCAGGTCCTGGGCGACATCTACCTCGGCAAGATCACCAAGTGGAACGACCCCGCCATCAAGGCCCTGAATGGTTCGCTGGCTCTGCCTGACGCCGCCATCGCCCCGGTTCGCCGCGCAGACGGTTCGGGCACCAGCTTCCTGTTCACCAACTACCTGAGCAAGGTCAACGCCGAGTGGAAGACCAAGGTCGGCGAAGGCACTGCCGTGAACTGGCCCACCGGCGCGGGCGGCAAGGGTAACGAAGGCGTTGCCGCTTTCGTGAACCGCCTGCCCAATTCGATCGGCTACGTCGAATACGCCTACGTCAAGCAGAACAAGATGACGTACGCACAAATGCAGAACGCCGCCGGCAACTTCGTGTCGCCCGACGACTCCGCCTTCAAGGCCGCCGCTGCCGGCGCCGACTGGAACAAGAGCTTCTACCAGGTGCTGACCAACCAGGCCGACAAGGGCGCATGGCCGATCACCGGCGCGACCTTCATCCTGATGCACAAGGTGCAGGACAAGCCCGCCAACGCGACCACCGTGCTGAAGTTCTTCGACTGGGCCTACAAGAGCGGCGACAAGACGGCCGACGACCTCGACTACGTGCCGATGCCCGACGCCGTGAAGGCATCCATCGCCAAGGCATGGGGTGATGTGAAGGATGCGTCGGGCAAGGCCGTCGCTTACAAGTAA
- the pstC gene encoding phosphate ABC transporter permease subunit PstC, translated as MSNSSLEDAPLSSLPERPVSSTFPAAGASLDLAAERGRVTAPPPPVKAPRSGPMADRLFGWAAKGAALLTLAMLIGILLSLIVGAWPAISKYGLGFLTSSVWDPVKDEYGGLVMIYGTLATSIIALVIAVPVSFGIALFLTELSPNWLKRPLGTAIELLAAVPSIVYGMWGLLVFGPILSTWVQQPLQKLLTGVPYLGALVSGPPVGIGILSAGIILAIMIIPFIASVMRDVFEVTPPLLKESAYGLGSTTWEVVSKVVLPYTKAGVIGGIMLGLGRALGETMAVTFVIGNMNQLNSLSVFEAANSITSALANEFAEAGAGLHQAALMYLGLVLFFITFVVLSLSKMLLAKMKKSEGTKS; from the coding sequence ATGAGCAATTCTTCGCTCGAGGACGCGCCGCTTTCGTCTTTGCCGGAGCGACCCGTGTCATCCACTTTCCCCGCCGCAGGCGCCTCACTCGACCTCGCGGCCGAGCGCGGCCGCGTTACCGCCCCTCCGCCCCCCGTCAAGGCTCCGCGCTCCGGCCCGATGGCCGATCGCTTGTTCGGCTGGGCTGCCAAGGGCGCCGCGCTGCTGACGCTCGCGATGCTCATCGGCATCCTGCTGTCGCTGATCGTCGGCGCATGGCCCGCCATTTCCAAGTACGGCCTCGGCTTCCTCACGAGCAGCGTGTGGGACCCGGTGAAGGACGAGTACGGCGGCCTGGTCATGATCTACGGCACGCTGGCCACCTCGATCATCGCGCTGGTGATCGCCGTGCCCGTGAGCTTCGGCATCGCGCTGTTCCTTACCGAACTTTCGCCCAACTGGCTCAAGCGCCCGCTGGGTACGGCCATCGAATTGCTGGCGGCGGTGCCTTCCATCGTCTACGGCATGTGGGGCCTTCTGGTGTTCGGCCCGATCCTGTCGACCTGGGTGCAGCAGCCGCTGCAGAAGCTGCTCACCGGCGTGCCGTACCTCGGCGCCCTGGTGTCCGGCCCGCCCGTCGGCATCGGCATCCTTTCGGCCGGCATCATCCTCGCGATCATGATCATCCCGTTCATCGCCTCGGTGATGCGCGACGTGTTCGAGGTGACGCCTCCGCTGCTCAAGGAATCGGCCTACGGCCTGGGCTCCACCACCTGGGAAGTCGTGTCCAAGGTCGTGCTGCCGTACACCAAAGCCGGCGTCATCGGCGGCATCATGCTCGGCCTCGGCCGGGCGCTGGGTGAAACGATGGCGGTCACGTTCGTGATCGGCAACATGAACCAGCTCAACTCCCTTTCCGTGTTCGAGGCTGCCAACAGCATCACCTCGGCGCTCGCCAACGAATTCGCCGAAGCCGGCGCCGGCCTGCACCAGGCCGCGCTGATGTACCTCGGCCTCGTGCTGTTCTTCATCACCTTCGTCGTGCTGTCGCTGTCGAAGATGCTGCTTGCCAAGATGAAGAAGAGCGAAGGAACCAAGTCGTGA
- the pstA gene encoding phosphate ABC transporter permease PstA, whose product MSTAQNLLSAKALAETRQAKFASRNRVNKIALTLSLAAMAFGVFWLVWILWETLRQGVGGLAIATFTEMTPPPNEAGGIANAIFGSFVMVMLATFVGTPIGIMAGIYLAEYNPKGWLASVTRFVNDILLSAPSIVIGLFVYAVVVAYFKTFSGLAGALALALIVIPVVIRTTENMLQLVPPGLREAAYALGTPKWKVILSITLRAARAGVVTGVLLAVARIAGETAPLLFTALNNQFWTADVSQPMASLPVTIFKFAMSPYENWQQLAWAGVFLITVAVLALNILARVLTRNKH is encoded by the coding sequence GTGAGCACCGCGCAAAACCTCCTGAGCGCCAAGGCGCTCGCCGAAACGCGCCAGGCCAAGTTCGCCTCGCGCAACCGCGTCAACAAGATCGCGCTGACGCTGTCGCTCGCAGCCATGGCTTTCGGCGTGTTCTGGCTGGTCTGGATCCTGTGGGAAACGCTGCGCCAGGGCGTCGGCGGCCTGGCCATCGCCACCTTCACCGAAATGACCCCGCCGCCGAACGAAGCGGGCGGCATCGCGAATGCGATCTTCGGTTCGTTCGTGATGGTGATGCTCGCCACCTTCGTGGGCACGCCCATCGGCATCATGGCCGGCATCTACCTGGCCGAGTACAACCCCAAGGGCTGGCTGGCCTCGGTCACGCGCTTCGTCAACGACATCCTGCTGTCGGCGCCGTCGATCGTGATCGGCCTGTTCGTCTATGCCGTGGTGGTGGCCTACTTCAAGACCTTCTCGGGTCTGGCCGGCGCCCTTGCGCTGGCGCTGATCGTGATTCCGGTGGTGATCCGCACCACCGAGAACATGCTGCAGCTGGTGCCGCCGGGCCTGCGCGAGGCGGCCTACGCTCTGGGCACGCCCAAATGGAAGGTCATTCTCAGCATCACGCTGCGTGCCGCCCGTGCCGGTGTGGTCACCGGTGTGCTGCTGGCTGTGGCCCGCATCGCCGGCGAAACCGCACCGCTGCTCTTCACCGCGCTGAACAACCAGTTCTGGACCGCCGACGTGAGCCAGCCGATGGCCAGCCTGCCGGTCACGATCTTCAAGTTCGCAATGAGCCCGTACGAGAACTGGCAACAGCTGGCCTGGGCCGGCGTGTTCCTGATCACCGTCGCCGTGCTCGCCCTCAATATCCTGGCGCGGGTCCTGACGCGCAACAAACACTAA